In Yersinia enterocolitica subsp. enterocolitica, one DNA window encodes the following:
- a CDS encoding PLP-dependent aminotransferase family protein, which yields MTRYQQLADILSQRIKAGLYAAGERLPSVRLLSSEHGVSISTVQQAYRQLEECLLIEARAKSGYFVRCSSNLPSLPATCTHAQRPVEISQWENTLAFLQKSDQEDVIHLGAGSPDLSGPGLKILSRLLSRVSLHQSEEVLEYDNIYGSPVLREQIARLMLDSGNHQSAENIIITSGCHGALAIALGAVCQSGDIVAVDSPSFHGAMQTLKGMGMKVIEIPTDPVVGISLEALEMALDQWPIKAVQLTPTCNNPLGYNMPDERKKALLTLAQRYDIAIIEDDVYGALAYQYPRPPTIASFDDDGRVLLCSSFSKTVAPGLRIGWISPGRYLDKALHMKYISAGRVASLPQLAMAEFIKQGHYMQHLRRMRRQYQRNRDIMTGWVMKYFPPNTCLSRPQGSFMLWVELPHGFDSLRLNRCLLPLGVQVAAGFISSASGKYRNCLRLSYSKPMTAEIERAVQKVGKTIYELLEEGGLSIGTEKPNQPGVGEVNDKVPVTVKTGRS from the coding sequence ATGACTCGTTACCAACAACTGGCCGATATTCTTAGTCAGCGAATTAAAGCAGGGCTTTATGCCGCCGGTGAGCGGCTCCCCTCGGTCAGACTTTTGAGTAGCGAGCATGGGGTGAGTATTAGCACTGTACAGCAGGCATATCGGCAGCTAGAAGAATGCTTGCTGATTGAGGCGCGGGCGAAGTCGGGTTATTTCGTGCGTTGCAGTTCAAATTTGCCCTCCTTACCCGCCACATGCACCCATGCACAGCGGCCGGTCGAGATTTCGCAGTGGGAAAATACGCTGGCATTTTTACAAAAAAGTGATCAGGAAGATGTTATCCATCTGGGGGCTGGCTCACCAGATCTTTCTGGCCCTGGGCTTAAAATCCTCAGTCGTTTATTGAGCCGGGTGAGTCTTCATCAGAGTGAAGAAGTGCTGGAATACGACAATATTTACGGCTCGCCGGTATTACGTGAACAAATCGCCCGCCTGATGCTCGACAGTGGTAATCATCAATCAGCTGAAAATATTATTATTACTTCCGGATGCCACGGTGCGCTGGCTATTGCATTAGGTGCCGTTTGCCAGTCCGGTGATATTGTGGCGGTGGATTCCCCCAGTTTTCATGGCGCGATGCAAACCCTAAAAGGGATGGGCATGAAGGTGATTGAGATCCCAACCGATCCGGTGGTGGGGATCAGTCTGGAAGCCTTGGAAATGGCTTTGGATCAATGGCCGATCAAAGCTGTGCAACTGACGCCGACCTGCAATAATCCTCTGGGCTACAATATGCCGGATGAGCGCAAAAAGGCATTATTGACCCTCGCCCAGCGTTACGACATCGCCATTATTGAAGATGATGTGTATGGCGCACTGGCTTATCAATATCCGCGCCCACCGACTATTGCCTCATTTGATGATGATGGGCGGGTATTGTTGTGCAGCTCTTTCTCAAAAACGGTGGCACCGGGCTTACGTATTGGTTGGATTTCTCCGGGGCGCTATTTGGATAAAGCGTTACACATGAAATACATCTCTGCCGGACGGGTTGCGTCATTGCCACAGTTGGCGATGGCTGAATTTATCAAGCAGGGCCATTACATGCAGCATTTACGTCGGATGCGCCGCCAATACCAACGTAATCGCGACATTATGACCGGTTGGGTGATGAAGTATTTCCCGCCGAATACGTGTTTGAGTCGGCCACAAGGCAGCTTTATGTTATGGGTCGAATTGCCGCATGGTTTTGATAGCTTGCGCCTAAATCGCTGTTTGTTGCCATTAGGTGTACAGGTGGCGGCCGGATTTATCAGCTCTGCTTCAGGTAAATATCGTAATTGTTTGCGGTTGAGTTACAGCAAACCGATGACGGCTGAAATTGAACGCGCCGTGCAAAAAGTGGGTAAGACAATTTACGAATTGCTGGAAGAGGGTGGGCTGTCGATAGGGACAGAAAAACCAAACCAACCTGGGGTTGGTGAGGTTAATGACAAAGTACCCGTAACGGTGAAAACAGGCAGATCGTAA